In the Brassica napus cultivar Da-Ae chromosome A7, Da-Ae, whole genome shotgun sequence genome, one interval contains:
- the LOC106356820 gene encoding protein TRANSPARENT TESTA 12-like (The RefSeq protein has 2 substitutions compared to this genomic sequence) encodes MSSTETYEPLLRRLHSDSQITERSSPEIEEFLGRGRSTVTTRWWLRLFVWESKLLWKLSGASIVVSVLNYMLSFVTVMFTGHLGSLELAGASIATVGIQGLAYGIMLGMASAVQTVCGQAYGARQYSSMGIICQRAMVLHLAAAVLLTFLYWYSGPILKAMGQTVAIAHEGQVFARGMIPQIYAFALACPMQRFLQAQNIVNPLAYMSLGVFLLHTLLTWLVTNVLDFGLLGAALILSLSWWLLAAVNGLYIVMSPSCRETWTGFSARALTGIWPYLKLTVASAVMLCLEIWYNQGLVIISGLLTNPTISLDAISICMYYLNWDMQFMLGLSAAISVRVSNELGAGNPRVAKLSVVVVNITTVLISLLLCIVVLVFRVGLSKAFTSDKEVIVAVSDLFPLLAVSIFLNGIQPILSGVAIGSGWQAVVAYVNLVTYYVIGLPIGCVLGFKTSLGVAGIWWGMIAGVILQTITLIVLTLRTNWTSEVENAAHRLKASANESQEMATEGV; translated from the exons ATGAGCTCCACAGAGACATACGAGCCGCTATTGAGACGGGTCCACTCAGACTCGCAGATCACCGAACGTTCTTCACCGGAGATAGAAGAGTTTCTCGGCCGTGGTCGATCCACGGTGACGCCACGGTGGTGGCTAAGGCTGTTTGTGTGGGAGTCAAAGCTTCTATGGAAGCTCTCTGGAGCCTCTATTGTCGTCTCTGTGCTGAACTACATGCTCAGCTTCGTCACCGTAATGTTCACCGGCCATCTTGGTTCTCTTGAGCTCGCCGGCGCTTCCATTGCCACCGTCGGTATCCAAGGCCTCGCTTACGGTATCATG TTGGGAATGGCGAGCGCGGTACAGACAGTATGTGGTCAAGCGTACGGCGCAAGACAGTACTCATCAATGGGAATAATCTGCCAACGAGCCATGGTCTTGCACCTCGCAGCTGCGGTCCTCCTCACGTTCCTCTACTGGTACTCTGGTCCCATTCTAAAGGCAATGGGCCAAACCGTAGCCATAGCACACGAGGGTCAGGTCTTTGCACGTGGGATGATTCCTCAGATATACGCCTTCGCTCTCGCTTGCCCTATGCAGAGGTTCCTCCAGGCTCAGAACATAGTCAACCCTTTGGCTTACATGTCTTTAGGAGTTTTCTTGCTCCACACGTTACTCACGTGGCTTGTAACAAACGTGTTGGATTTTGGCTTGCTCGGTGCGGCTTTGATTCTGAGTCTCTCGTGGTGGCTGCTCGCTGCTGTGAACGGTTTGTATATCGTGATGAGCCCGAGTTGTAGGGAGACTTGGACCGGGTTTTCAGCTAGGGCTCTTACAGGGATTTGGCCTTACTTGAAGCTCACGGTAGCTTCAGCTGTCATGCTATG TTTGGAGATATGGTACAACCAAGGGCTAGTGATCATCTCCGGTTTACTCACCAATCCCACAATTTCACTAGACGCCATTTCGATTTG TATGTATTACTTGAACTGGGATATGCAGTTCATGCTTGGTCTAAGTGCAGCAATCAG TGTCCGTGTGAGCAACGAGCTAGGAGCTGGAAATCCACGAGTGGCTAAGTTATCAGTGGTGGTGGTGAACATCACGACAGTTCTCATTAGCTTACTCCTCTGTATCGTGGTGCTTGTGTTCCGTGTCGGTCTAAGCAAAGCCTTCACCAGCGACAAAGAAGTTATAGTGGCAGTCTCTGACCTCTTTCCTCTCCTCGCAGTTTcgatttttttaaatggaatcCAACCTATTCTCTCTG GGGTTGCTATTGGAAGTGGGTGGCAAGCAGTGGTGGCTTATGTGAATCTTGTTACTTACTATGTCATTGGTCTTCCTATTGGCTGTGTTCTTGGCTTCAAAACAAGTCTTGGAGTTGCT GGTATCTGGTGGGGAATGATTGCAGGAGTTATACTTCAGACCATTACTTTGATTGTTCTTACACTTAGAACTAACTGGACTTCCGAG GTGGAAAATGCAGCTCATAGGTTGAAAGCTTCAGCAAATGAGAGTCAAGAGATGGCTACCGAAGGAGTCTAG
- the LOC106353168 gene encoding aspartic proteinase nepenthesin-2-like — translation MLSKQSFILCLVFFSITAFSGDSRALAGNNEQKKNISGFSGFDFPNPMRFGSVSSSTSDDCGFSTPEKKPTKETTRENKNKTVKFHLKRRQATTKQETDKTTTTNPVLELQIKDLTRIQMLHIRVLEKKNQNTVSKPHKQNKNKKKEAVTSPVVSSPVEEEKPGQLVATLESGMSLGSGEYFMDVLVGSPPKHFSLILDTGSDLNWIQCLPCYDCFQQNGAFYDPTASTSFKNITCNDPRCNLVSSPDPPKPCKSDNQPCPYYYWYGDSSNTTGDFAVETFTVNLTTNGGSSELYNVENMMFGCGHWNRGLFHGAAGLLGLGRGPLSFSSQLQSLYGHSFSYCLVDRNSDANVSSKLIFGEDKDLLSHPNLNFTSFVAAKENLVETFYYVQIKSILVAGQAVNIPEETWNISSDGGGGTIIDSGTTLSYFAEPAYEIIKNKIAEEVKGKYPVYRDFPVLDPCFNVSGVDNVQLPELGIEFADGAVWNFPTENSYIWLNEDLVCLAILGTPKSAFSIIGNYQQQNFHVLYDTKRSRLGFAPTKCADI, via the coding sequence ATGTTGTCCAAGCAAAGTTTCATTCTTTGTCTTGTTTTCTTCTCCATCACAGCCTTTTCCGGCGACTCCAGAGCCCTCGCCGGGAACAATGAGCAGAAGAAGAACATCTCCGGCTTTTCCGGGTTTGACTTCCCGAATCCGATGCGCTTCGGTTCCGTTTCTTCTTCCACAAGCGACGACTGCGGTTTCTCAACCCCGGAGAAGAAACCCACCAAGGAAACGAccagagaaaacaaaaacaagacgGTGAAGTTTCACTTAAAGCGCCGACAGGCAACGACCAAGCAAGAAACAGacaagacaacaacaacaaatccAGTTCTTGAGCTCCAAATCAAAGATCTCACTAGAATCCAGATGCTTCACATAAGAGTCTTGGAGAAAAAGAACCAAAACACTGTCTCCAAACCTCACAaacagaacaagaacaagaagaaggaagCTGTCACCTCTCCGGTGGTTTCTTCTCcggtggaggaggagaagcCTGGTCAGCTCGTGGCTACTCTCGAGTCCGGTATGTCTCTCGGTTCAGGCGAGTACTTCATGGACGTGTTGGTCGGTTCACCACCAAAACACTTCTCCTTGATCCTCGACACAGGAAGCGACCTAAACTGGATCCAATGCTTACCCTGCTACGACTGTTTCCAGCAAAACGGTGCGTTTTACGACCCAACAGCCTCTACCTCTTTCAAGAACATAACTTGCAACGACCCAAGATGTAACCTAGTCTCCTCACCCGACCCTCCAAAGCCTTGTAAATCAGATAACCAACCGTGTCCTTATTACTACTGGTACGGAGACAGCTCCAACACTACCGGAGACTTCGCCGTCGAGACTTTCACCGTTAACCTCACCACCAACGGAGGGAGCTCGGAGCTGTATAACGTTGAGAACATGATGTTTGGTTGTGGTCATTGGAATAGAGGTCTCTTCCACGGTGCTGCAGGGTTGCTTGGTTTAGGGAGAGGCCCGCTCTCGTTCTCATCTCAGCTTCAGTCTCTTTATGGACACTCCTTCTCTTACTGCCTTGTAGATAGAAACAGCGACGCAAACGTTAGCAGCAAGCTGATATTCGGTGAAGACAAGGACTTGCTAAGCCACCCGAATCTGAACTTCACGTCCTTTGTCGCTGCGAAAGAGAATCTCGTGGAAACGTTCTACTACGTGCAGATCAAGTCCATACTAGTCGCGGGGCAAGCGGTGAACATACCTGAAGAAACATGGAACATCTCATCGGACGGTGGTGGAGGAACCATCATTGATTCGGGTACAACGTTGAGTTACTTTGCTGAGCCTGCTTATGAGATAATCAAGAACAAGATTGCTGAGGAAGTGAAAGGGAAGTACCCTGTGTATAGAGACTTCCCGGTCTTAGACCCTTGCTTCAATGTCTCTGGTGTAGATAACGTTCAGCTTCCTGAGCTTGGGATTGAGTTTGCAGACGGTGCGGTTTGGAACTTCCCGACAGAGAACTCTTACATATGGTTGAATGAGGATTTGGTCTGCTTGGCGATTCTTGGAACTCCAAAGTCAGCGTTTTCCATTATTGGAAACTATCAGCAGCAGAACTTTCATGTACTGTATGATACCAAGAGGTCCAGGCTCGGGTTTGCACCCACAAAGTGTGCAGATATATAG
- the LOC106353169 gene encoding polyamine oxidase 3-like, with protein MASEGKTDPPQLNKDTSVSTLERMKKKRTPSVIVIGAGMAGIAAARTLQDASFQVVLLESRDRIGGRVHTDYSFGFPVDLGASWLHGVCKENPLAAVIGRLGLPLYRTSGDNSVLYDHDLESYALFDKAGNQVPQELVTKVGETFEHILEEICKVRDEQFEDMSISQAFSIVFKRSPELRLEGIAHNVLQWYLCRMEGWFAADAETISAKCWDQEELLPGGHGLMVRGYRPVINTLSKGLDIRLNHRVTKIARRYNGVKVTTEKGDTFAADAAVIALPLGVLKSGTIEFEPKLPDWKQEAINDLGVGIENKIILNFDNVFWPNVEFLGVVAETSYGCSYFLNLHKATNHPVLVYMPAGQLARDIEKMSDESAAKFAFSQLQKILPDASSPIHYLVSRWGSDINSLGSYSYDIVNKPHDLYERLRVPLDNLFFAGEATSTSYPGSVHGAYSTGLLAAEDCRMRVLERYGELEHEIEEEAPASVPLLISRM; from the exons ATGGCGTCCGAAGGCAAAACTGATCCTCCTCAGCTGAATAAAG ATACTTCTGTCTCAACCTTggagagaatgaagaagaagagaacaccTTCAGTGATAGTTATTGGAGCTGGTATGGCTGGTATCGCAGCTGCTCGCACCCTTCAAGATGCTTCCTTTCAG GTTGTGTTATTGGAGTCTCGTGACAGGATTGGTGGACGAGTTCACACTGATTACTCTTTCGGTTTTCCTGTTGATTTGGGTGCATCTTG GTTGCATGGTGTTTGTAAAGAGAATCCTCTGGCTGCAGTCATTGGGAGATTAGGATTGCCTCTTTATCGTACTAGCGGTGACAATTCTGTCTTGTATGACCACGATCTTGAGAG TTATGCTCTGTTCGATAAAGCTGGTAACCAAGTTCCTCAGGAGTTGGTAACTAAGGTTGGCGAAACTTTTGAGCACATTCTAGAAGAG ATCTGTAAAGTCAGGGATGAGCAGTTTGAAGACATGTCAATATCTCAAGCCTTTTCTATTGTATTCAAGAGATCACCTGAATTGAG GTTGGAGGGGATTGCACATAATGTACTTCAGTGGTACTTGTGCCGcatggaaggatggtttgctGCTGACGCTGAAACCATCTCAGCAAAGTGTTGGGACCAG GAAGAACTGTTGCCTGGTGGACATGGTCTTATGGTTAGAGGGTATCGTCCAGTCATCAACACTCTTTCGAAAGGTCTTGATATTCGACTAAACCACAG GGTCACCAAGATTGCCAGGCGCTACAATGGAGTGAAGGTGACTACAGAAAAAGGAGACACGTTTGCTGCGGATGCTGCAGTCATTGCTCTTCCTCTTGGAGTCCTAAAGTCAGGAACTATAGAATTCGAACCAAAGCTTCCAGACTGGAAACAAGAAGCTATCAACGACCTCGGTGTAGGAATCGAGAACAAGATCATATTGAACTTTGACAATGTGTTTTGGCCAAACGTTGAGTTTCTTGGAGTGGTTGCAGAAACCTCCTACGGATGCAGTTATTTCCTGAACCTGCATAAAGCCACAAACCACCCTGTTCTTGTTTACATGCCGGCTGGTCAGCTCGCTAGAGACATCGAGAAGATGTCTGACGAATCAGCTGCAAAATTTGCTTTCTCTCAACTCCAGAAGATTCTTCCTGATGCATCTTCACCG ATACATTATTTGGTATCAAGGTGGGGATCAGACATCAATTCATTGGGATCATATAGCTATGACATAGTGAACAAACCTCACGACCTCTACGAGAGACTGAGAGTGCCATTGGATAATCTATTCTTTGCTGGGGAAGCTACTAGCACGAGCTACCCAGGGTCAGTACACGGTGCTTATTCAACCGGATTGTTAGCTGCTGAGGACTGCAGGATGCGGGTGCTTGAGCGTTATGGAGAGCTTGAGCATGAGATTGAAGAGGAAGCTCCTGCCTCTGTCCCGCTTCTTATATCCCGTATGTAA